In Halofilum ochraceum, a single window of DNA contains:
- a CDS encoding amidohydrolase family protein, translated as MIVDCDCHNYWSSAEVLLPYLDEYHRDYFTRGEQPGPRGSFPNANRPWLHPEGFKRMDINPETQDEQYRIMKEKHLDAYNIDYAIMTGDEAMEASTIANPFYAHALVKAYNDWLIDEWLSRDSRLKGSIMIAPQAPDLAAQEIRRLGHRSDMVQVLASHGTERPYGNPFYHPIFEACAEVGLPFAIHLGGQGGINTNPIAAGPTRYFWETHALLGQSAQTHVASMIAEGVFEKWPELYFIVIECGVAWAAPILWRLDADYKALRKETPWLKMLPSEYFRRNIRFTTQPLEQPETGVEHLWSILDAMYGRETLMFASDYPHWDYDDVQKLHIPPEWRGDVLGNNAMQVYRRLQNAGVNTTAAVETA; from the coding sequence GTGATCGTCGACTGCGATTGCCACAACTACTGGAGTTCGGCGGAAGTACTGCTGCCGTACCTCGACGAGTACCACCGCGACTATTTCACGCGCGGCGAGCAGCCGGGCCCACGCGGTTCGTTCCCGAATGCGAACCGGCCGTGGCTGCATCCGGAAGGGTTCAAGCGGATGGACATCAATCCGGAAACCCAGGACGAGCAGTACCGGATCATGAAAGAGAAGCATCTCGATGCGTACAACATCGACTACGCCATCATGACCGGTGACGAGGCGATGGAAGCGTCCACGATCGCGAACCCGTTTTATGCCCATGCGCTCGTCAAGGCGTACAACGACTGGCTTATCGATGAGTGGCTGTCCCGTGACAGCCGGCTCAAGGGCTCGATCATGATCGCCCCGCAGGCCCCGGACCTCGCGGCGCAGGAAATCCGTCGGCTGGGCCACCGCAGCGACATGGTGCAGGTGCTCGCCTCGCACGGTACGGAGCGCCCCTACGGCAATCCGTTCTACCACCCGATCTTCGAGGCCTGTGCCGAGGTTGGCCTGCCGTTCGCGATCCATCTCGGCGGGCAGGGCGGCATCAACACCAACCCGATCGCGGCCGGCCCTACACGCTACTTCTGGGAGACGCACGCGTTGCTCGGCCAGTCGGCGCAGACGCATGTCGCCAGCATGATCGCCGAGGGCGTGTTCGAGAAGTGGCCGGAGCTGTACTTCATCGTGATCGAGTGTGGCGTGGCCTGGGCGGCGCCGATCCTGTGGCGGCTCGACGCCGACTACAAGGCACTGCGCAAGGAAACGCCGTGGCTGAAGATGCTCCCGAGCGAGTACTTCCGCCGCAACATCCGCTTCACGACCCAGCCGCTGGAACAGCCGGAGACCGGTGTCGAGCACCTGTGGAGCATCCTCGATGCGATGTACGGCCGCGAGACGCTGATGTTCGCGTCCGACTACCCGCACTGGGATTACGACGATGTGCAGAAGCTGCACATCCCGCCGGAGTGGCGGGGCGACGTTCTGGGCAACAACGCCATGCAGGTGTATCGGCGCCTTCAGAACGCCGGCGTCAACACGACGGCCGCCGTGGAAACCGCCTGA
- the csrA gene encoding carbon storage regulator CsrA → MLILTRRVGETLMVGDEVSVTVLGVKGNQVRLGVNAPKDVAVHREEIYERIKNEQDPVPGE, encoded by the coding sequence ATGCTGATCCTTACGCGCCGCGTAGGCGAGACCCTTATGGTCGGGGACGAAGTGTCCGTGACCGTGCTGGGGGTCAAGGGAAACCAGGTCCGACTGGGAGTGAATGCCCCGAAAGATGTGGCCGTACATCGCGAAGAGATTTACGAGCGCATCAAGAACGAGCAGGATCCCGTACCCGGAGAATGA
- a CDS encoding aspartate kinase, with protein MSLYVKKFGGTSVGTIERIEHVADLVKASRDQGDDVVVVVSAMSGETNRLIDLAKQVMPKPTPRELDVLMSTGEQVTIALLAMALEKRGCPARSYTGGQVAVQTDETHNKARIKNVGRERIDSDLAAGRVVVVAGFQGVDAAGNITTLGRGGSDTSAVALAAALKADECQIFTDVDGIYTTDPRIEPRARRLDRITFEEMLELASLGAKVLQIRSVEFAGKYNVPLRVLSSFQENAGTLITYEEPEMEDAVISGIAFNRDEAQIRVAGAPDQPGIARRIIGAVSDANIEVDMILQNVASDGGTANFTFTVHRNDYQQALELVRGITEEIGAERVDGDESIVKISLVGVGMRSHAGIATRMFEALGNEGINIHMISTSEIKISVVVDEKYLELGVRALHAAFGLDAPPKAVGELN; from the coding sequence ATGAGCCTGTATGTAAAGAAATTTGGCGGTACGTCCGTCGGCACCATCGAACGGATCGAGCATGTAGCCGACCTGGTGAAGGCGTCGCGTGACCAGGGGGATGATGTGGTCGTGGTCGTCTCCGCCATGAGCGGTGAGACGAATCGCCTGATCGATCTCGCGAAACAGGTGATGCCGAAGCCGACGCCGCGTGAACTCGATGTGCTGATGTCGACCGGGGAACAGGTCACGATTGCCCTGCTCGCGATGGCCCTGGAGAAACGCGGCTGTCCGGCCCGCTCGTATACGGGCGGGCAGGTGGCGGTGCAGACCGACGAGACGCACAACAAGGCGCGGATCAAGAACGTGGGCCGCGAACGCATCGATTCCGACCTCGCGGCCGGGCGCGTGGTGGTCGTGGCCGGATTCCAGGGCGTCGATGCCGCCGGCAATATCACCACGCTCGGGCGTGGCGGTTCGGATACCTCGGCGGTCGCCCTGGCGGCCGCCCTCAAGGCCGACGAGTGCCAGATCTTCACGGATGTCGACGGCATCTATACGACCGACCCGCGGATCGAACCCCGGGCTCGCCGTCTCGATCGGATCACGTTCGAGGAGATGCTCGAGCTCGCGAGTCTCGGCGCGAAGGTGCTGCAGATCCGCTCGGTCGAATTCGCCGGCAAGTACAATGTGCCGCTGCGCGTCCTCTCCAGCTTCCAGGAGAACGCCGGCACCCTGATTACCTATGAGGAGCCCGAAATGGAAGACGCCGTCATTTCCGGCATCGCCTTCAACCGTGACGAGGCGCAGATTCGCGTCGCGGGCGCGCCGGACCAGCCGGGTATCGCCCGCCGGATCATCGGCGCGGTCTCCGATGCCAATATCGAAGTGGACATGATCCTGCAGAACGTGGCCTCGGATGGCGGCACCGCCAACTTCACGTTCACGGTGCACCGGAACGACTACCAGCAGGCACTGGAGCTGGTCCGGGGCATCACCGAGGAAATCGGGGCGGAACGGGTCGACGGGGACGAGAGTATCGTCAAGATCTCGCTCGTGGGCGTGGGGATGCGCTCCCATGCCGGTATCGCGACCCGGATGTTCGAGGCGCTGGGGAATGAAGGGATCAATATCCACATGATCTCGACGTCGGAGATCAAGATCTCGGTCGTGGTTGACGAGAAGTACCTGGAGCTTGGGGTGCGGGCGCTGCATGCCGCTTTCGGGCTGGACGCTCCGCCGAAGGCCGTGGGAGAATTGAATTAG
- a CDS encoding Rieske (2Fe-2S) protein, with protein MNGQGIHACKASDVAPGQQKIVRINNMPIGIFEIGDGEYHAMLNICPHRGGQLCEGPQCGTAVNGGDFGIEYGRRNELVRCAWHGWEFDIRTGEALADPKMKAKTFEVSVHGNDLYVHM; from the coding sequence ATGAATGGACAGGGTATTCACGCCTGCAAGGCGAGCGATGTCGCACCCGGGCAGCAGAAGATTGTCCGGATCAACAACATGCCGATCGGCATCTTCGAGATCGGCGACGGCGAGTACCACGCGATGCTGAACATCTGCCCGCACCGCGGCGGGCAGCTCTGTGAAGGACCGCAGTGCGGGACCGCCGTGAACGGCGGCGATTTCGGTATCGAGTACGGGCGTCGCAACGAACTGGTCCGCTGTGCGTGGCACGGCTGGGAGTTCGATATCCGTACGGGCGAGGCGTTGGCCGATCCGAAGATGAAGGCGAAGACTTTCGAGGTCTCCGTCCACGGGAACGACCTCTACGTCCACATGTGA